The nucleotide sequence CTTAATTACCGTCATCAAAAACACTATATATAAGTGGACGGACAAAATTCAATCAAGCAAactatttttctgtttttttttttttcgctgTTTTTAAGTGTTGTTACCTGCATGCTCAGCTTCACGCTTTGCCGTATCAGACTCTGATGAAATCATCCCATCATCTTCTGAAGACGGATTGACATTCTTCTCCAAATTAGCCAACAGACCCAAAAGATAAGATCTCTCACCTTCGAAATCTAAAGGCGATTCATCAAATGCCCACTCTCTGCTTTCTCCCCGCCCATGCCTTCTAGAATTACCTTCATTTTCTCCGGAATGATTCCATCCACTGGGGCTGCCATAATCAGACCTTTCGCTCCGCGATGAAAAAGATTGAGATTTGAGATCTTGGAAATCTTCATCAGCATCCACTTCACGTGCCACACTATCTACATTATTTACCGGTCCAAATTTTAATCTGTATGTATCAAGTTCAGCCTCTAAAACCTTaacatcttcctctctcttcaaCAGCATTTCCTTCAACACTTGTAATGCTTCTTGGTCATACTCTGCCTGTTCCTCCATCATTCTCTGATACTGTAAGGCTTCCATTTGAACCGAAGCCTTCTCTGCTTGCAGGCGGGTGATCATGGCCATTGCATTGTTTGCTGCAACAGCAGCAGCACTTCTTTCCTCATCCAACTCCATGTACAGCTCTATCAGTGATTTGCGATCCAAACGAACTTGTCTCTTCAACCGTTGTAAAATGGAGTCCCCATCTGCTTCATTTGGGTCGTTAGACTCAGAAAGTAATTCTGACCTTTCAAGCTGCAACTTCTTGGGAATCCTAGAGAATCTTGGACTAGCTGCAGCTGAATCTGTAAGTGGAATTCCGAAAAACTTGTTTCCTTTAAAGAAGCTTGGTGTCTTAACCTCTTCAGTTATGTCCTCAGGTTCTGGCAGCAGTGGTAGGGAAGCCGCCTTGTTGTCTTCTTTACATGCTGGACAAAACCAGAAGAAAATTCAGTGCCATAACGATTAATACTCCACTCCAGTGAAGTCTCTCTTTTCGAAAGTGAACCAGCTGGCATGAACTTAAGAACGCAACCTAGGCGTGGAAACACACAAATTGTGCATCATCCATCATTGTTTAGAAGAAAACATCAGGACCTGTTAACACTCGCATTACCACTTCCTATAGAATTTTAGTTAATGCTATCAAAATTATGTTCGTCTTGTTCCCTGTACTACTTAATTGCTCATATAATCTATTCCTTCATCTTTTGATGGATTTAACCTATTTGTAGTAGAAGTAAAAAGCCAAGCAACAACTCTTAACTACCCTCGTAGTTTCAAACCCGTATTTTATGTAAtgctaaatttcattttaagttaaaaaaatatataaacggGTAAAATTAAGACAAGTTTCTTTTGTAACCTAACATgtagaatgttgggcagtaaagtatcaaaatatcagaataaaaagaaaataatgatattaagataaatgtgtgaccatataaaaataaaaaaaaaattattcctaataagattaaaatagcTCATTTAAAGATAAAATGTGTGAATCAAGACTAAAAAGATTTACTAAAAtgggaagaggaagatgaagaaaaatttaGTGCTAAGAcacttaaatattatattatttataagagaCTTAAAAAAGACAATAGAAATAGCCTAAAATTATATAGTCTAAGCCCAAATTTGGAATAAAGACTTAGATATGATATTGTTAGCATCTTAGTTAGTTGCAGGAAGAgcatttagaagaagaagaagaagagaacgACTCACATTGGCTATAATCGTCATCCGGAAGGTCGTGTTCGTTGTCCGTCATGAACTTGACCTCCATGAAACGAGCATGAGGCAGTTCCAGATTCCGCAACTCCTCATATTTGAATGCCATTGGCGGCGCTCGAGGAGACGGAAGAGGCGCCTGGGAAAGAAGGCTTGGATTGGCAGGGGAGTTTGAATTCAAAGCATTGCCCTTGGAAGTGGGCCTCCCCTTCAATGGCTCCGCACAGCAAGAACACCTCTCGCTGCCATTAATCTTCTCGACTGGCACCACATCGTCTCTCCTCCCAGCCAGGGATTTGAAGTTATTAATCCTGTGATCGGCATCCATAATTCCAGCCAGGGATTTGGAGGCATCGGAATCGGATTCCTTCTCGGTGGCATAGGAGAGGAGGCAGCCCTCGCACATGCTTCGGAGGTCAGAGAGCTTCCGGTGGACGTGGCAGTAGGCGAGCGAGGAAACGTCCCGCTTGTGAGCCTCGCAGATGGCGTCATTGTAGTAGAAGTTAGGGTTTCTGCACATAAGGAGATGGTCAATTCTATTGCAGAGCAAGCAAGGCGTCTTTAATTCGAAGAACTTGGCGTATTCATTGGCAAGAAACGCGAGGAATCCATCGATGAAGAGGAGGATAATCATCAGCCACTCAAGAACGGCGTAGACGACGAAGTGCGCGAACTTTCCCCACCTCTGCTGGACAAAGCGCCTGAAGGAAGGCGGCGACGCCATTAATATTCGATGGTCGATCGGTTACGGACGGAAATACAAATAAAGAAATCgctgaatgaatgaataaattgaATAGGGGTAGGAATATGAAATGAGAATCAAAGGAGGGGATGGATGGCGGTGAGGAGACAGATCATGATCAAAACCAGCCAGCAGCCAGCAGTAGTCAGTCGTTGATCATGACCGGCCTACGCTCTCTCTTTGGTTTAGGTAAAATTCTTGGTTTTGTCTCTCTCCTCTTCCTTCTATGAtcaggagagagggagagggggggagagagagaaagcgcGCAAAAACGGCAAAATGGCTTCAAAGAAGAGTGGGTGGTGGCGTGGGATTGGTCAAGTATAGGAAAGCTTGGGAGATCAGTTGTGGTGTAAAAATAGAGTGTTGCCGGAATCCACGCTGCATCGACCCCATTTCCGACCAGCCATTCACGCCCTGCAACTGCGCGCCATTCGTTTGCAAAAACAGCCTCTTTTCCATATTCCATGCGCCTTCCTGATACTACGTGCGGTGTGTTATAATGTAGTAAAGTTTAAGTTGGTGATGATAACGACGACGCCACTACCAATACTATGTGGTCTCCTACTTATAattattctctttcttcctttcttctcgcTCCACACTAACCTAAACCTGTTGATGATTAATATGTTAGTTCTGAAATTCTTTGATTTTGTTAGTAAGCTTTAACGTCTCCCTTTCATGTTTAGtatttgtttttactttttaattaaaaataataatattacatttgtaatttgataataaattttctattataaatttttttcttcatatagtGATGTATCTTTTGTAACACCAtgaattatttcaaaaattataatcaatacTCTTTTGATTTGAAACAGTTTAAATAATCACCATTATTATAATtgtaagaagaaaaaggagaacaaGAAATGGGCAACCCACCAACTGACTTGATAATGGATTCCCTCATAGAAACTCTTCGGTAGTTCGATCGAAAAAGACGACAAATTTATAAAGAGAGAAATGGAGTGAGATACTGACATCGCAACGTCATTTGGTTTGAAAGCGAAAACTaatcaacataaataaaaacaaaatgaacagCCCTTGCCCTTGCCATTGGCAAttcacataattaattaattaattatataacttGTAATCAGGATTCAGGCAGCTCAACTGTGTCAATCGCATATTCAGGCAATCATTACGTCTATTTTCTACGGTAtagaaaccaaaccaaacaatGCATGCATCTGCATCACCAAATAGGAAGATAGGCTCTTTGCCACATCCAGCAGTTAACTGGTCAGCATTCAGCATTTTAACCAGTACAAAAATGCCTGTGGAACTGCAAAACACAAGCCACGCGCACGCACTGTACACGGGTTTCAGAGCAAGACGGGAGCTGATGACGCTGCTGCCAGATCAAACGGCAAACTTATCAATGATGAAGTACGCTTGTTTTGATTCACAGTATCACCGAAACAGAGTGCAATCCCTACAATATGGTTGTGATTCTGCCTTCTGCaagtatattttatattacatGTCTTTTGCTTAGTAAACTTtcagagaagaaaaataaatggctAGGCAAACGATATCCATCCAATGCAAGCTCGGAGAAAACTTTCACCAATAGTAGGTGGACATAGCAAGAGAATCTTCTCAAAACACCCGGAAGCTCTAGTTCGTAGGCACAACATTTTTAGACACGTATGGCGACATGCATCCATTTACCTGGAAAACATTCAGAGAGAGAATTATAAAGAGCAGCTATGTATAAAATATGAGTATGATGAATATGATGGTGTTATAATGAATGCCGAACTATacaagaaaacataaaattagaaatgatattattatgtgaTAGCACTGGAAtggcttctattaaaaataagttGCATGAGATGCAATTAAGATAGTTTagtcatatgaaaagaaaactaaCAGAGCCTCTTGTGAAGAGAGAGAgtggatggaaaaaaaaaaaaaaaaaagagtagatGGAACAAGTCTTTAGCAAAAGAGATAgaagaaaaccaagaaaaaaaacttggtgggaaatTCTTAGATATGATATGAGTTGTGAGAACTTTATACAAAAATGATTAGCAAGTTAGAATTCATCTAGCTAGTCTTAAGGATGGCAATTTTTACCCGATTCAACATGTAACAAATCCAATCTGTTTGGGGCAGACATGGACAGGTCTGGGGACCAGTATGGTGCCCCTGACTTGTACTCGAACtgcatatattattaatatatttttttattttaatattacacattgcCATTATATAACATACAATTATACAAGATTGTATCattatttagaaaattattgtTGTATGAATTTTGTAGTTATAATTGTGACAACTCAATGACTGTAGATGAGAATTGTAACAATTATCATTTTATTGTTATgagaattattattatcataagtATTTGGTAATATATCTATTTCTTTGTTATATGTCAAACTTTGACAAGTCATGTTGTATATTAGAGATCAGAGTTTAAAGGGGGAATAAATTAAGAGGGATGGAATCAAGAGCTAAAGAACTTGAAGTTCCTTCAGTCAAAAGCAACCAAAGCATCAGAAACTATGTGCCATAATGGTAAAGAGACACAAGCACTGCAAGGAGTTTCTAGAATATAAGAAATTCTGTAGAATAGAATGCATAGTAGGATGCTCTATGTCACCTGCAACAAAGAAGTAGGAATTTGGATGAATCCCTGCAATAAAAGATCAACCTTCTCGAGAATGTTCTGAGGAACAGGTGTAATTACATAGAGTAACCGTTGAAAAGTGTTGATGCTCCTCACCATTCCTGATtcataaaacaaatcaaacaatacGAGGCAAGATATTATTAACAAAATCAAGGCAGGATGGTTATTAAAGTAGAGAAGTGCT is from Diospyros lotus cultivar Yz01 chromosome 2, ASM1463336v1, whole genome shotgun sequence and encodes:
- the LOC127795459 gene encoding probable myosin-binding protein 5, whose product is MASPPSFRRFVQQRWGKFAHFVVYAVLEWLMIILLFIDGFLAFLANEYAKFFELKTPCLLCNRIDHLLMCRNPNFYYNDAICEAHKRDVSSLAYCHVHRKLSDLRSMCEGCLLSYATEKESDSDASKSLAGIMDADHRINNFKSLAGRRDDVVPVEKINGSERCSCCAEPLKGRPTSKGNALNSNSPANPSLLSQAPLPSPRAPPMAFKYEELRNLELPHARFMEVKFMTDNEHDLPDDDYSQSCKEDNKAASLPLLPEPEDITEEVKTPSFFKGNKFFGIPLTDSAAASPRFSRIPKKLQLERSELLSESNDPNEADGDSILQRLKRQVRLDRKSLIELYMELDEERSAAAVAANNAMAMITRLQAEKASVQMEALQYQRMMEEQAEYDQEALQVLKEMLLKREEDVKVLEAELDTYRLKFGPVNNVDSVAREVDADEDFQDLKSQSFSSRSERSDYGSPSGWNHSGENEGNSRRHGRGESREWAFDESPLDFEGERSYLLGLLANLEKNVNPSSEDDGMISSESDTAKREAEHAGHENKTIVAREVSLLKERLRAIEADSGFLKHAAMTLQQGGEGTKLLTEIALHLRKLRQSVKTPPEDIDA